The Chaetodon trifascialis isolate fChaTrf1 chromosome 16, fChaTrf1.hap1, whole genome shotgun sequence genome includes a region encoding these proteins:
- the kcnk12l gene encoding potassium channel subfamily K member 13 isoform X4: MNEDNARFCLLAGLILLYLLCGAAIFSALEHPFELRARRLWKQQLDNFTQRYRVNLGALHTLLRQYEEANGAGIRVDTLRPRWDFSGAFYFVGTVVSTIGFGMTTPATIAGKIFLIFYGLIGCAATILFFNLFLERIITMLAYIMRWCHERRLRCAGVGVVSSREESSGEEDSLEGWKPSVYYVMLILGVASIVIACSASTLYSSMENWSYVDSLYFCFVAFSTIGFGDLVSSQRQQYESQEAYRLGNCLFILMGVCCIYSLFNVISIIIKQTLNWIVGKLRRLPAHLRQKRLKRNTVQPIASHCPAGRHRYTEGSVETVCDSETDAGAVADGVCVGRRLSGEMISVNEFMVSNKVSLALLQKQLSETAHQGPRQSYGHQNGFSGGVGALAIMNNRLQETSVDR; encoded by the exons ATGAATGAGGACAATGCCCGTTTCTGCCTGCTGGCTGGCCTCATCCTACTCTACTTACTGTGTGGGGCAGCCATCTTCTCCGCCCTGGAACACCCCTTTGAGCTGCGCGCCCGTCGCCTCTGGAAGCAGCAACTGGACAACTTCACCCAGAGGTATAGGGTCAACCTGGGTGCCCTGCACACTCTGCTGCGTCAGTACGAGGAGGCAAACGGAGCCGGGATCAGAGTGGACACTTTGAGGCCTCGATGGGacttttctggagctttctaCTTTGTAGGCACAGTAGTTTCCACTATTG GCTTTGGCATGACCACACCAGCGACCATAGCTGGAAAAATATTCTTAATCTTCTACGGTCTCATTGGCTGTGCTGCCACCATCCTGTTCTTTAACCTCTTCCTGGAGAGGATAATCACGATGCTGGCTTACATCATGCGCTGGTGTCATGAACGTCGGCTAAGATGTGCTGGAGTCGGGGTGGTGTCGAGCAGAGAGGAGTCATCCGGTGAGGAGGACAGCCTGGAGGGTTGGAAACCATCAGTCTACTACGTGATGCTGATCCTGGGTGTGGCATCCATTGTGATTGCATGTAGTGCCTCCACTCTGTACAGCTCTATGGAGAACTGGAGCTACGTGGACTCCCTCTACTTCTGCTTTGTGGCCTTCAGCACCATTGGCTTCGGGGACCTGgtgagcagtcagagacagcaGTATGAGTCTCAGGAGGCTTACCGGCTCGGGAACtgccttttcattttaatgggCGTGTGTTGTATCTACTCACTTTTCAATGTCATTTCTATTATTATCAAGCAAACTCTCAACTGGATTGTGGGTAAGCTG AGGCGCCTGCCTGCACACCTCAGGCAAAAACGTTTAAAGCGCAACACCGTGCAGCCCATCGCATCCCACTGCCCTGCGGGAAGACACCGCTACACGGAGGGCTCGGTGGAGACGGTGTGCGACAGCGAGACGGATGCAGGTGCGGTGGCTgatggggtgtgtgtgggtcGTCGTCTGTCAGGAGAGATGATCTCTGTCAATGAGTTCATGGTGTCCAATAAGGTGTCTCTGGCACTGCTGCAGAAGCAGCTGAGTGAAACAGCTCACCAGGGCCCACGGCAGAGCTACGGCCATCAAAATGGATTCTCTGGTGGTGTGGGTGCTTTGGCAATCATGAATAATCGCCTACAGGAAACCAGTGTGGATAGGTAG
- the kcnk12l gene encoding potassium channel subfamily K member 13 isoform X3: protein MNEDNARFCLLAGLILLYLLCGAAIFSALEHPFELRARRLWKQQLDNFTQRYRVNLGALHTLLRQYEEANGAGIRVDTLRPRWDFSGAFYFVGTVVSTIGFGMTTPATIAGKIFLIFYGLIGCAATILFFNLFLERIITMLAYIMRWCHERRLRCAGVGVVSSREESSGEEDSLEGWKPSVYYVMLILGVASIVIACSASTLYSSMENWSYVDSLYFCFVAFSTIGFGDLVSSQRQQYESQEAYRLGNCLFILMGVCCIYSLFNVISIIIKQTLNWIVGKLVCSGHHQLQKRLKRNTVQPIASHCPAGRHRYTEGSVETVCDSETDAGAVADGVCVGRRLSGEMISVNEFMVSNKVSLALLQKQLSETAHQGPRQSYGHQNGFSGGVGALAIMNNRLQETSVDR from the exons ATGAATGAGGACAATGCCCGTTTCTGCCTGCTGGCTGGCCTCATCCTACTCTACTTACTGTGTGGGGCAGCCATCTTCTCCGCCCTGGAACACCCCTTTGAGCTGCGCGCCCGTCGCCTCTGGAAGCAGCAACTGGACAACTTCACCCAGAGGTATAGGGTCAACCTGGGTGCCCTGCACACTCTGCTGCGTCAGTACGAGGAGGCAAACGGAGCCGGGATCAGAGTGGACACTTTGAGGCCTCGATGGGacttttctggagctttctaCTTTGTAGGCACAGTAGTTTCCACTATTG GCTTTGGCATGACCACACCAGCGACCATAGCTGGAAAAATATTCTTAATCTTCTACGGTCTCATTGGCTGTGCTGCCACCATCCTGTTCTTTAACCTCTTCCTGGAGAGGATAATCACGATGCTGGCTTACATCATGCGCTGGTGTCATGAACGTCGGCTAAGATGTGCTGGAGTCGGGGTGGTGTCGAGCAGAGAGGAGTCATCCGGTGAGGAGGACAGCCTGGAGGGTTGGAAACCATCAGTCTACTACGTGATGCTGATCCTGGGTGTGGCATCCATTGTGATTGCATGTAGTGCCTCCACTCTGTACAGCTCTATGGAGAACTGGAGCTACGTGGACTCCCTCTACTTCTGCTTTGTGGCCTTCAGCACCATTGGCTTCGGGGACCTGgtgagcagtcagagacagcaGTATGAGTCTCAGGAGGCTTACCGGCTCGGGAACtgccttttcattttaatgggCGTGTGTTGTATCTACTCACTTTTCAATGTCATTTCTATTATTATCAAGCAAACTCTCAACTGGATTGTGGGTAAGCTGGTTTGCTCGGGGCACCATCAGCT GCAAAAACGTTTAAAGCGCAACACCGTGCAGCCCATCGCATCCCACTGCCCTGCGGGAAGACACCGCTACACGGAGGGCTCGGTGGAGACGGTGTGCGACAGCGAGACGGATGCAGGTGCGGTGGCTgatggggtgtgtgtgggtcGTCGTCTGTCAGGAGAGATGATCTCTGTCAATGAGTTCATGGTGTCCAATAAGGTGTCTCTGGCACTGCTGCAGAAGCAGCTGAGTGAAACAGCTCACCAGGGCCCACGGCAGAGCTACGGCCATCAAAATGGATTCTCTGGTGGTGTGGGTGCTTTGGCAATCATGAATAATCGCCTACAGGAAACCAGTGTGGATAGGTAG
- the kcnk12l gene encoding potassium channel subfamily K member 13 isoform X2 → MNEDNARFCLLAGLILLYLLCGAAIFSALEHPFELRARRLWKQQLDNFTQRYRVNLGALHTLLRQYEEANGAGIRVDTLRPRWDFSGAFYFVGTVVSTIGFGMTTPATIAGKIFLIFYGLIGCAATILFFNLFLERIITMLAYIMRWCHERRLRCAGVGVVSSREESSGEEDSLEGWKPSVYYVMLILGVASIVIACSASTLYSSMENWSYVDSLYFCFVAFSTIGFGDLVSSQRQQYESQEAYRLGNCLFILMGVCCIYSLFNVISIIIKQTLNWIVGKLVCSGHHQLCSCSTPGCWRLCCPCLQKKNHNQRRLPAHLRQKRLNETDAGAVADGVCVGRRLSGEMISVNEFMVSNKVSLALLQKQLSETAHQGPRQSYGHQNGFSGGVGALAIMNNRLQETSVDR, encoded by the exons ATGAATGAGGACAATGCCCGTTTCTGCCTGCTGGCTGGCCTCATCCTACTCTACTTACTGTGTGGGGCAGCCATCTTCTCCGCCCTGGAACACCCCTTTGAGCTGCGCGCCCGTCGCCTCTGGAAGCAGCAACTGGACAACTTCACCCAGAGGTATAGGGTCAACCTGGGTGCCCTGCACACTCTGCTGCGTCAGTACGAGGAGGCAAACGGAGCCGGGATCAGAGTGGACACTTTGAGGCCTCGATGGGacttttctggagctttctaCTTTGTAGGCACAGTAGTTTCCACTATTG GCTTTGGCATGACCACACCAGCGACCATAGCTGGAAAAATATTCTTAATCTTCTACGGTCTCATTGGCTGTGCTGCCACCATCCTGTTCTTTAACCTCTTCCTGGAGAGGATAATCACGATGCTGGCTTACATCATGCGCTGGTGTCATGAACGTCGGCTAAGATGTGCTGGAGTCGGGGTGGTGTCGAGCAGAGAGGAGTCATCCGGTGAGGAGGACAGCCTGGAGGGTTGGAAACCATCAGTCTACTACGTGATGCTGATCCTGGGTGTGGCATCCATTGTGATTGCATGTAGTGCCTCCACTCTGTACAGCTCTATGGAGAACTGGAGCTACGTGGACTCCCTCTACTTCTGCTTTGTGGCCTTCAGCACCATTGGCTTCGGGGACCTGgtgagcagtcagagacagcaGTATGAGTCTCAGGAGGCTTACCGGCTCGGGAACtgccttttcattttaatgggCGTGTGTTGTATCTACTCACTTTTCAATGTCATTTCTATTATTATCAAGCAAACTCTCAACTGGATTGTGGGTAAGCTGGTTTGCTCGGGGCACCATCAGCTGTGCTCCTGCTCTACACCTGGCTGCTGGCGGCTCTGCTGCCCCTGCCTCCAGAAGAAAAACCACAACCAGAGGCGCCTGCCTGCACACCTCAGGCAAAAACGTTTAAA CGAGACGGATGCAGGTGCGGTGGCTgatggggtgtgtgtgggtcGTCGTCTGTCAGGAGAGATGATCTCTGTCAATGAGTTCATGGTGTCCAATAAGGTGTCTCTGGCACTGCTGCAGAAGCAGCTGAGTGAAACAGCTCACCAGGGCCCACGGCAGAGCTACGGCCATCAAAATGGATTCTCTGGTGGTGTGGGTGCTTTGGCAATCATGAATAATCGCCTACAGGAAACCAGTGTGGATAGGTAG
- the kcnk12l gene encoding potassium channel subfamily K member 13 isoform X1: MAQRRTAGGCCCPRAPMNEDNARFCLLAGLILLYLLCGAAIFSALEHPFELRARRLWKQQLDNFTQRYRVNLGALHTLLRQYEEANGAGIRVDTLRPRWDFSGAFYFVGTVVSTIGFGMTTPATIAGKIFLIFYGLIGCAATILFFNLFLERIITMLAYIMRWCHERRLRCAGVGVVSSREESSGEEDSLEGWKPSVYYVMLILGVASIVIACSASTLYSSMENWSYVDSLYFCFVAFSTIGFGDLVSSQRQQYESQEAYRLGNCLFILMGVCCIYSLFNVISIIIKQTLNWIVGKLVCSGHHQLCSCSTPGCWRLCCPCLQKKNHNQRRLPAHLRQKRLKRNTVQPIASHCPAGRHRYTEGSVETVCDSETDAGAVADGVCVGRRLSGEMISVNEFMVSNKVSLALLQKQLSETAHQGPRQSYGHQNGFSGGVGALAIMNNRLQETSVDR; encoded by the exons atgGCTCAGAGGAGGACTgctggtggctgctgctgccccagGGCACCCATGAATGAGGACAATGCCCGTTTCTGCCTGCTGGCTGGCCTCATCCTACTCTACTTACTGTGTGGGGCAGCCATCTTCTCCGCCCTGGAACACCCCTTTGAGCTGCGCGCCCGTCGCCTCTGGAAGCAGCAACTGGACAACTTCACCCAGAGGTATAGGGTCAACCTGGGTGCCCTGCACACTCTGCTGCGTCAGTACGAGGAGGCAAACGGAGCCGGGATCAGAGTGGACACTTTGAGGCCTCGATGGGacttttctggagctttctaCTTTGTAGGCACAGTAGTTTCCACTATTG GCTTTGGCATGACCACACCAGCGACCATAGCTGGAAAAATATTCTTAATCTTCTACGGTCTCATTGGCTGTGCTGCCACCATCCTGTTCTTTAACCTCTTCCTGGAGAGGATAATCACGATGCTGGCTTACATCATGCGCTGGTGTCATGAACGTCGGCTAAGATGTGCTGGAGTCGGGGTGGTGTCGAGCAGAGAGGAGTCATCCGGTGAGGAGGACAGCCTGGAGGGTTGGAAACCATCAGTCTACTACGTGATGCTGATCCTGGGTGTGGCATCCATTGTGATTGCATGTAGTGCCTCCACTCTGTACAGCTCTATGGAGAACTGGAGCTACGTGGACTCCCTCTACTTCTGCTTTGTGGCCTTCAGCACCATTGGCTTCGGGGACCTGgtgagcagtcagagacagcaGTATGAGTCTCAGGAGGCTTACCGGCTCGGGAACtgccttttcattttaatgggCGTGTGTTGTATCTACTCACTTTTCAATGTCATTTCTATTATTATCAAGCAAACTCTCAACTGGATTGTGGGTAAGCTGGTTTGCTCGGGGCACCATCAGCTGTGCTCCTGCTCTACACCTGGCTGCTGGCGGCTCTGCTGCCCCTGCCTCCAGAAGAAAAACCACAACCAGAGGCGCCTGCCTGCACACCTCAGGCAAAAACGTTTAAAGCGCAACACCGTGCAGCCCATCGCATCCCACTGCCCTGCGGGAAGACACCGCTACACGGAGGGCTCGGTGGAGACGGTGTGCGACAGCGAGACGGATGCAGGTGCGGTGGCTgatggggtgtgtgtgggtcGTCGTCTGTCAGGAGAGATGATCTCTGTCAATGAGTTCATGGTGTCCAATAAGGTGTCTCTGGCACTGCTGCAGAAGCAGCTGAGTGAAACAGCTCACCAGGGCCCACGGCAGAGCTACGGCCATCAAAATGGATTCTCTGGTGGTGTGGGTGCTTTGGCAATCATGAATAATCGCCTACAGGAAACCAGTGTGGATAGGTAG
- the itpkca gene encoding inositol-trisphosphate 3-kinase C: MSGTQEVFESVFYENSTWKKHKSCSSSSLFPMTPKKPEQWLQVVGHAGSFRVGDYGTLLKRFCEGEQRCYLRLMEDALRPFVPAYHGVVQRDEQDYNMMDNLLTHFNTPAIMDCKMGSRTYLEEELLMARERPQPRHDMYEKMVAVDPEAPTVQERAQQAVLKTRYMQWRETLSSTATLGFRIEGFRKANEECHTNFKRTKSRAQVKEALDNFVDSNTHIVWGYLRRLKQLRQVLEVSDFFRAHEVVGSSLLFVHDWTGRTGVWMIDFGKTVTTPADLTLDHRTPWVEGNREDGYLWGLDNLIDILTNMLPLT; the protein is encoded by the exons AACTCCACATGGAAGAAACACAAAAgttgcagctcttcatctctctttcctATGACTCCCAAGAAACCTGAGCAGTGGCTGCAAGTGGTCGGGCATGCAG GGAGCTTTCGTGTTGGGGATTATGGTACGCTGCTGAAGAGGTTTTGTGAGGGGGAGCAACGATGCTACCTCAGGCTGATGGAGGACGCTTTGAGGCCCTTTGTTCCAGCCTACCACGGTGTAGTGCAGCGGGACGAGCAGGATTACAACATGATGGATAACTTGCTCACCCATTTCAACACCCCAGCCATCATGGACTGCAAGATGGGCAGTCG CACATACCtcgaggaggagctgctgatggCCCGCGAGCGGCCCCAGCCTCGTCACGACATGTATGAGAAGATGGTGGCTGTGGACCCGGAGGCCCCAACAGTCCAGGAACGAGCCCAGCAGGCGGTGCTGAAAACCAGGTACATGCAGTGGAGGGAGACGCTGAGCTCCACAGCAACTCTGGGTTTCCGTATCGAAGGATTCAGG AAGGCAAACGAAGAATGTCACACAAACTTCAAAAGGACCAAAAGCAGAGCGCAAGTGAAGGAAGCACTCGACAACTTTGTTGACTCCAATACACACATTGTG TGGGGCTACCTGAGACGGTTGAAACAGTTGCGGCAGGTTTTGGAGGTGTCAGACTTCTTCAGGGCGCATGAG GTTGTGGGCAGCTCTTTACTGTTTGTACATGACTGGACAGGCAGAACAGGAGTCTGGATGATTGACTTTGGAAAGACTGTGACCACGCCGGCGGACCTCACCTTGGACCACCGCACTCCGTGGGTAGAGGGCAATCGAGAAGATGGCTACCTGTGGGGTCTGGACAACCTCATCGATATACTGACCAACATGCTACCACTGACTTGA